In the Nitrospirales bacterium LBB_01 genome, one interval contains:
- a CDS encoding type II toxin-antitoxin system HicB family antitoxin, whose product MKIKALFVKDGDWWVAWTDDVPGAMTQGQTIEEARENLIDAIMEMQKPYSIETLPKREVILEEIEV is encoded by the coding sequence ATGAAAATAAAAGCACTATTTGTCAAAGACGGTGACTGGTGGGTTGCATGGACTGACGATGTGCCAGGGGCAATGACTCAGGGGCAAACAATAGAAGAGGCAAGGGAAAACCTTATTGATGCGATAATGGAAATGCAAAAACCATATTCTATAGAAACATTACCGAAACGAGAGGTAATTTTAGAAGAAATAGAGGTAT